A genomic segment from Marinifilum sp. JC120 encodes:
- a CDS encoding HD domain-containing protein has translation MSEPFKDAVGICKTIMRNGYDAYIINERLQKLTIEDKGEEIELDISTDLDFKRLVKLFPNIQTIEQQGVTAVLKEGGNTFYFYTSETSNSSHPEECVSRMTPRLLKALEKQHQIPMSAACPYIPKAADPYEGFAELSSGEVRLLGIPDQTLKKDYLMGIRALRFAANYNLPIETNTKIAIIRSCKRILDYVPVPEIMDEWRKVEAENMYVFVSLLFETMLLHGLIPELAALSRLTQVKNSKTGETEDVFTHTLDVMRLYPEELPYDWFGVVACMFHDVGKLYTAEEVDGNWQFLQHHRVGAKVTRKILTRLNFPQEDVDLICDLVRHHMRFHFMLTDKGIRKFKALDEYPRLIEMVRADIKARDTTYKEFNHNVKMLERADIPEEALDPFLNGNEIMQHTGLKPGPGVGIIRESLLKAQISGDVSNMDEAIEYVIDQAKMA, from the coding sequence ATGAGCGAACCTTTCAAGGACGCGGTGGGAATTTGTAAAACCATCATGCGTAATGGCTATGATGCTTACATTATTAATGAAAGACTTCAGAAACTGACCATCGAAGATAAAGGTGAAGAAATCGAATTGGATATTTCCACCGATCTTGATTTCAAAAGACTGGTCAAACTTTTTCCCAATATTCAGACAATAGAGCAACAGGGTGTCACCGCTGTGCTGAAAGAAGGTGGCAACACCTTTTATTTCTACACTTCTGAAACCAGCAACTCTTCCCATCCTGAAGAGTGCGTTTCACGCATGACTCCGAGACTGCTCAAGGCTCTGGAAAAACAGCACCAGATCCCCATGTCCGCGGCCTGCCCTTACATTCCCAAGGCCGCAGATCCCTATGAAGGATTTGCTGAACTGAGCAGCGGTGAAGTCCGTTTGCTGGGCATCCCGGACCAGACCCTTAAAAAAGATTACCTCATGGGCATCAGAGCGTTGCGTTTTGCAGCCAACTACAACCTGCCCATTGAAACCAACACAAAAATCGCGATTATCCGCTCCTGCAAGCGTATTCTTGATTACGTACCCGTACCGGAAATCATGGACGAATGGCGCAAGGTTGAAGCTGAAAACATGTACGTTTTCGTTTCCCTGCTTTTCGAAACCATGCTCCTGCACGGTCTGATTCCCGAACTTGCCGCTCTCTCACGCCTCACTCAGGTAAAGAACAGCAAGACCGGTGAAACCGAAGATGTATTCACCCACACCCTTGATGTTATGCGCCTCTACCCCGAAGAACTGCCTTACGACTGGTTCGGCGTGGTAGCCTGCATGTTCCACGATGTGGGTAAACTCTACACTGCGGAAGAAGTGGACGGAAACTGGCAGTTCCTGCAACATCATCGCGTGGGCGCAAAAGTGACCAGAAAGATCCTGACTCGTCTCAACTTCCCGCAGGAAGATGTGGACCTGATCTGCGATCTGGTACGCCACCACATGCGTTTCCACTTCATGCTCACCGACAAGGGTATCCGTAAGTTCAAAGCGTTGGATGAATATCCCCGCCTCATTGAGATGGTTCGCGCAGACATCAAAGCCCGCGACACCACCTACAAGGAATTCAACCACAACGTTAAAATGCTTGAACGTGCCGACATTCCAGAAGAAGCTCTTGATCCGTTCCTCAACGGTAACGAAATCATGCAGCACACCGGACTTAAACCCGGTCCCGGCGTCGGTATCATTCGCGAATCTCTGCTCAAAGCACAGATCTCCGGCGATGTATCCAATATGGACGAAGCTATTGAGTATGTTATTGATCAGGCTAAGATGGCTTAA
- a CDS encoding LysE family translocator: protein MNYFIDSNLLLVGMVTVLAVISPGPDFAIIVRNGLRFGRKLGLATASGIACGVIVHTTYILLGLGYVVDTFSWVLEAIRYAGAAYLIWLGISSFLPSDKVEELNDEQNNAACSTLTAFRNGFICNVLNPKTICFFMALFTQVINPETPISVQIGIGVFVSLTHLLWFSFVVFVLTAPGPLKLFNRCKQGIEKAVGVCMLGLGAKIAFGS, encoded by the coding sequence ATGAATTATTTTATCGATTCAAATTTATTGTTGGTAGGGATGGTTACTGTTTTGGCTGTGATCAGTCCGGGACCTGATTTTGCGATTATCGTTAGGAACGGACTTCGCTTCGGGCGGAAGTTGGGATTGGCGACCGCGAGTGGGATAGCCTGCGGTGTGATTGTGCATACGACATATATTCTATTGGGACTAGGCTATGTTGTGGATACTTTCAGCTGGGTTCTGGAGGCTATAAGGTACGCTGGTGCTGCATATTTGATATGGCTGGGAATCTCATCTTTTCTTCCCTCAGATAAAGTTGAGGAACTGAATGATGAGCAAAACAATGCAGCATGTTCAACACTCACGGCATTTCGAAATGGCTTCATATGCAACGTGTTGAATCCAAAAACAATATGCTTTTTTATGGCTTTGTTCACACAGGTTATAAATCCGGAAACACCAATCTCGGTTCAGATTGGCATCGGTGTGTTCGTTTCGTTAACTCACTTGTTGTGGTTTTCATTTGTAGTCTTCGTGTTGACTGCTCCCGGTCCGCTGAAGCTTTTTAACCGCTGTAAGCAGGGAATAGAGAAAGCTGTTGGAGTATGCATGCTGGGGTTGGGTGCCAAAATTGCCTTTGGCAGTTGA
- a CDS encoding LysR family transcriptional regulator, whose product MKQLPPLGPLVSFRAAAACLSFTKAARELNLTHGAVSKAVKQLEEYYGLHLFHRRNRAIFLTAKGRFLFQHVDRLLNELEEVSEQMSIAENGQRISVSCEPSLSMRWLMPRLEQFHESFPETEIHISTAGGPIDLTSESVHLAIRRSDFSWPTNYHAHTLGRERIGPVCSPSYWEKNKHKPKKILHTRTRREAWTNWGQYSGKTVEADSEQFYDHFYFSLQAAVAGLGLAMGPEPLVADDLERGLLVAPFGFVETPISYVILSLNPIGQNKKLNNFVCWVREHIALDKSEYK is encoded by the coding sequence ATGAAACAGCTTCCGCCGTTAGGCCCACTCGTCAGTTTTAGGGCTGCAGCTGCCTGCTTGAGTTTTACGAAGGCAGCCAGAGAACTTAACCTGACCCATGGCGCGGTCAGCAAAGCAGTTAAACAGCTTGAAGAATATTACGGCCTGCACCTTTTCCACAGACGAAACCGGGCAATATTTCTGACTGCCAAAGGACGGTTTCTATTTCAGCATGTAGACAGGCTATTGAACGAACTTGAGGAGGTAAGCGAACAGATGAGCATTGCCGAGAACGGACAGAGAATCTCCGTGTCGTGTGAGCCTTCTTTAAGCATGCGCTGGCTGATGCCGCGGCTGGAGCAATTCCACGAGTCCTTCCCCGAAACTGAAATTCACATATCTACTGCCGGAGGCCCCATTGATCTCACTTCCGAAAGTGTGCATCTAGCCATACGCCGTTCTGATTTTTCGTGGCCCACGAACTATCATGCACACACCCTTGGCAGGGAACGCATAGGACCTGTTTGCAGTCCATCCTATTGGGAAAAAAACAAACACAAACCCAAAAAAATTCTACATACCAGAACCCGTAGAGAAGCTTGGACGAATTGGGGACAATATTCAGGCAAAACCGTTGAAGCCGACTCCGAGCAATTTTACGACCACTTTTACTTCAGTCTTCAAGCTGCTGTTGCCGGACTTGGGCTAGCCATGGGACCTGAACCTTTGGTTGCAGATGACCTTGAACGAGGACTGCTCGTTGCCCCGTTTGGTTTTGTGGAAACACCGATTTCATATGTGATATTATCTCTGAATCCCATTGGCCAAAACAAGAAGCTTAATAATTTTGTTTGCTGGGTAAGAGAACATATTGCTTTGGATAAAAGTGAATACAAATAA
- a CDS encoding aspartate carbamoyltransferase catalytic subunit produces MEWRHKDLLDVTQLSKEEVQHVFETATYFQEINSRPVKKVPTLKGHSVVLFFAEPSTRTKTSFDMAGKRLSCDTFSLAKSSSSLTKGETLKDTALTLQAMNPDGIVLRHWASGAAQFLAERLDCSIINAGDGRHAHPTQALLDGFTLYQEWGSLEGKTVLILGDIAHSRVARSNLTLLNKMGAKVRFCGPRTLLPPYIKNWDAEVYTDINEACKGVDAVMCLRLQLERQQDGLLPDLREYSNYFGLGHKQIELANPDVKIMHPGPMNRGVEINSELADCEASLVLDQVASGVATRMALLYLYLTRKK; encoded by the coding sequence ATGGAATGGCGACATAAGGATTTGCTGGATGTTACCCAGCTCAGCAAAGAGGAAGTGCAGCATGTTTTTGAAACTGCCACTTACTTTCAGGAAATCAACTCCCGTCCGGTAAAAAAGGTACCTACTTTAAAAGGCCATAGTGTGGTCCTTTTTTTTGCCGAACCGAGCACAAGAACCAAAACCTCCTTTGATATGGCCGGGAAACGTCTCTCCTGCGACACCTTCTCCCTTGCCAAAAGCTCCAGCAGTCTGACCAAAGGCGAAACTCTCAAGGATACCGCCCTGACCCTACAGGCAATGAACCCGGATGGCATCGTTCTGCGCCACTGGGCCAGCGGAGCGGCGCAATTTTTGGCCGAGCGTCTCGATTGCAGCATCATCAATGCCGGGGACGGCCGTCATGCCCACCCCACTCAGGCTTTGCTGGACGGTTTCACCCTTTATCAGGAATGGGGTTCACTTGAAGGCAAGACCGTGCTCATCCTTGGAGATATCGCCCACAGCCGGGTGGCCCGTTCCAACCTCACCTTACTGAATAAAATGGGCGCGAAAGTCCGCTTCTGCGGTCCACGCACCCTGCTGCCGCCATACATCAAAAACTGGGACGCAGAGGTCTACACAGACATCAACGAAGCCTGCAAAGGAGTTGATGCGGTCATGTGTCTTCGTTTGCAGCTGGAACGCCAGCAGGATGGTCTGCTGCCTGATCTGCGCGAATATTCAAATTACTTCGGTCTCGGACACAAGCAGATTGAACTTGCTAATCCGGACGTAAAGATCATGCATCCCGGTCCCATGAACCGCGGGGTTGAAATCAACTCTGAGCTGGCCGACTGCGAAGCCAGCCTCGTGCTCGATCAGGTCGCAAGTGGTGTCGCCACCCGCATGGCACTTTTATATTTGTATCTGACCCGGAAGAAGTAG
- a CDS encoding dihydroorotase, producing the protein MSHPELVIRKAVWKGEEVDLLVADGKILDVIPSSDAMYEGAEVVAARGLLLMPSFTDVHTHLREPGFEYKEDIASGLKAAVHGGFSNIMCMANTDPVNDNAVVTDEMLRRAKTAFPEGGPRLFPIGALTKGLAGEELSPMHEMAEAGCAAFSNDGLPIKNSELFRRAMEYGSDTGKPIIDHCEDPYLAPAVGVNEGEVSSVLGLGAQPDVAEAAQVARDLLMAEYLDMHIHLAHISCRKSVDLIAWAKKRRVKVTAETCPHYLLLTEEALHGYNSDTKVNPPLRTADDVEALLAGIKDGTIDMFATDHAPHAAHEKEVEFMNAPCGISGLDSALSLTWSLVADGKITFETFVRMWTTAPCETFDLPLNSFKKGDPADFFLFDPSDEWVLNSKNMHSKGKNTPFRGQTLKGRVISHFLSGKKIV; encoded by the coding sequence ATGTCCCATCCAGAACTTGTCATTCGTAAGGCAGTTTGGAAAGGCGAAGAGGTCGACCTCCTCGTTGCAGACGGTAAAATTTTAGATGTAATCCCCTCTTCCGATGCTATGTATGAAGGCGCGGAAGTAGTTGCCGCCCGCGGGTTGCTGCTCATGCCCAGCTTCACTGACGTGCATACCCATTTGCGCGAACCCGGCTTTGAATACAAGGAAGATATCGCGTCCGGCCTGAAAGCTGCCGTGCACGGCGGTTTCTCCAACATCATGTGCATGGCTAACACTGATCCGGTCAACGACAACGCCGTGGTTACCGACGAGATGCTGCGTAGAGCCAAGACCGCTTTTCCTGAAGGCGGACCAAGGCTCTTTCCCATCGGCGCGCTAACTAAAGGGCTGGCCGGAGAAGAACTCTCGCCTATGCATGAAATGGCTGAAGCCGGATGCGCTGCCTTTTCCAACGACGGCCTCCCAATCAAGAACAGCGAACTTTTCCGCCGAGCCATGGAATACGGCTCTGATACCGGAAAGCCAATCATAGACCATTGCGAAGACCCTTATCTTGCTCCGGCCGTAGGGGTGAACGAAGGTGAAGTATCCTCCGTGCTGGGACTTGGAGCACAGCCGGATGTAGCCGAGGCCGCACAGGTAGCCCGTGACCTGCTCATGGCAGAATATCTGGATATGCATATCCATCTGGCCCATATCTCCTGCCGCAAGTCTGTGGATTTGATTGCCTGGGCCAAGAAGCGCAGAGTAAAAGTTACCGCTGAAACCTGCCCCCATTACCTGCTGCTTACTGAAGAAGCTCTGCACGGCTACAACTCGGACACCAAGGTTAACCCGCCCCTGCGCACAGCCGACGATGTAGAAGCCCTGCTGGCAGGTATCAAGGACGGCACCATCGACATGTTCGCCACCGACCATGCGCCCCACGCGGCCCATGAAAAGGAAGTGGAATTCATGAACGCGCCCTGCGGCATTTCCGGGCTTGATTCAGCTTTATCTTTGACATGGTCACTGGTCGCTGACGGTAAGATTACCTTTGAAACATTTGTCCGCATGTGGACCACCGCCCCCTGCGAGACATTCGATCTGCCCTTGAACAGCTTCAAAAAAGGTGATCCGGCTGACTTCTTCCTCTTTGATCCCAGTGACGAATGGGTGCTTAACTCTAAGAACATGCATTCCAAGGGAAAAAACACTCCATTCCGTGGACAAACCTTGAAAGGACGGGTCATAAGCCATTTCCTTAGTGGCAAAAAAATAGTATGA
- a CDS encoding ATP-dependent 6-phosphofructokinase translates to MVKKADKTQQINTEIPVLGKAKIPSPLKRCVFIEDKERTLVNLAEEEMDSSADNDVYQEFEKAGPRAFTYFDPSKTKCAVVTCGGLCPGLNDVIRSIVLEAHYLYKVPSVLGIKFGLQGFIPKYGHDVVELTADKVANIHQFGGTILGSSRGPQDPEEVVDALERMNISVLFMIGGDGTMRAAQKIVEEIEKRRIRISIIGVPKTIDNDISFVTKSFGFDTAVDKATEAIQSAHVESVGVVNGIGLVKLMGRESGFIAAQATLALKDVNFVLVPEHPFEFDGEYGLLRSLEKRLDERQHAVIVCAEGAGQEQCEYTGEKDASGNPVLCDVCTLIIRRIKDYFKDTGKDITLKFIDPSYIIRSVPANANDCVYCGFLGQHAVHAAMAGKTGMVVSRLQARYVHLPLDVVTIKRKKLNIKSDYWRAVLESTGQGHLRNDMEKDICEM, encoded by the coding sequence ATGGTTAAAAAAGCTGACAAAACACAGCAGATCAATACTGAAATTCCGGTGCTGGGTAAGGCCAAAATTCCTTCTCCGCTGAAACGGTGTGTCTTTATTGAAGATAAAGAAAGGACTCTTGTTAACCTTGCTGAAGAGGAAATGGATTCTTCTGCTGACAACGACGTATATCAGGAATTCGAGAAGGCCGGACCTCGGGCATTCACATATTTCGATCCTTCCAAGACCAAATGTGCGGTTGTAACCTGCGGCGGTCTTTGCCCCGGTCTGAACGACGTTATCCGTTCCATCGTTCTGGAAGCTCATTATCTCTACAAAGTTCCTTCCGTGCTGGGTATTAAATTTGGCTTGCAGGGATTTATTCCCAAATATGGTCATGATGTTGTGGAACTCACTGCTGATAAGGTTGCCAACATCCATCAGTTCGGCGGCACCATCCTCGGTTCATCTCGCGGTCCGCAGGACCCTGAAGAGGTTGTGGATGCACTCGAACGTATGAATATTTCAGTGTTGTTCATGATCGGCGGCGACGGCACTATGCGTGCGGCTCAGAAGATTGTGGAAGAAATTGAGAAACGGCGGATCAGAATTTCCATTATCGGGGTCCCCAAGACCATTGATAATGACATCAGCTTTGTAACCAAGTCTTTTGGTTTTGATACCGCAGTAGACAAGGCTACCGAGGCGATCCAGTCCGCGCACGTGGAATCCGTAGGCGTGGTAAACGGCATCGGACTGGTCAAGCTTATGGGGCGCGAATCCGGTTTTATCGCCGCTCAGGCCACATTGGCTCTTAAAGACGTGAATTTCGTGCTTGTGCCTGAGCATCCCTTTGAATTTGACGGGGAGTACGGACTGCTCCGTTCTCTTGAAAAGCGTCTGGATGAACGCCAGCACGCGGTTATTGTCTGCGCAGAGGGAGCAGGGCAGGAGCAATGCGAATATACCGGGGAAAAAGACGCTTCCGGCAACCCGGTTCTTTGTGATGTTTGCACCCTGATCATCCGCCGCATTAAGGATTATTTTAAGGATACGGGGAAAGATATCACTCTCAAGTTTATCGACCCCAGTTACATTATCCGCTCAGTACCGGCCAATGCCAACGACTGCGTATATTGCGGTTTCTTAGGTCAGCACGCTGTTCACGCGGCCATGGCCGGAAAGACCGGAATGGTCGTCAGTCGCTTGCAGGCCCGCTACGTGCACCTGCCGCTCGATGTGGTCACCATCAAGCGCAAGAAGTTGAATATTAAGTCCGACTACTGGCGTGCGGTTCTCGAATCCACCGGTCAGGGCCATCTGCGCAATGACATGGAGAAGGATATTTGTGAGATGTGA
- a CDS encoding LysE family translocator — protein MFEYDLAHWTTFLLAALLLNIAPGPDMAFILSHTVTGGKKAGFAAMFGIWSGAFVHVLLAALGLSAIVAASATAFGVVKWVGVIYLFWLAIDAFRSKGSTLDIQKKSTQLSSAAIFKQGMFIDILNPKVATFFLAFLPQFIVEGAGPVWAQLMFHGTLIIVMAALIEPPLIYAGDRITGRLRESRKLQVWLDRALGSVFVAFGIKLAMYER, from the coding sequence ATGTTTGAATACGATCTTGCCCATTGGACAACCTTTCTTTTAGCCGCCCTGCTCCTCAACATTGCACCGGGACCGGACATGGCCTTCATTCTCAGCCATACCGTGACCGGAGGAAAAAAAGCCGGATTTGCCGCCATGTTCGGAATCTGGTCCGGAGCCTTTGTCCACGTACTACTGGCCGCACTTGGACTATCCGCCATTGTGGCAGCATCAGCCACCGCTTTCGGAGTAGTGAAATGGGTTGGGGTAATTTATCTATTCTGGCTGGCAATCGATGCCTTCCGTTCAAAAGGAAGTACACTTGATATCCAAAAAAAATCCACACAACTCAGCTCTGCCGCCATCTTCAAGCAAGGTATGTTCATCGACATCCTCAATCCCAAGGTTGCCACATTCTTTCTGGCCTTCCTGCCGCAGTTTATAGTGGAGGGAGCCGGTCCGGTCTGGGCTCAGCTCATGTTTCACGGCACCCTGATCATAGTAATGGCCGCACTCATTGAGCCGCCCCTGATCTATGCCGGGGACCGCATTACCGGAAGATTGCGTGAAAGCAGAAAACTACAGGTCTGGCTGGACCGCGCACTGGGGTCGGTATTTGTGGCTTTCGGGATTAAACTGGCGATGTATGAGCGGTAA
- a CDS encoding amidohydrolase — MKKCIRAARALTMAPDENSIIEDFGLIHDGNRILETGTWSALKDDFSGEVPLEVEDLGDVTIVPGLINAHVHLELSHLKGKTVQGQGFTNWIKSLLSNPLYDLDTEAVRNAVKQMRAEGTGFCVDISTRNCAQVAGIMDELGMGFYACCEAIGVQTPKEKAKFFPQKRFQYGRAAGSGHSLYSTGAELLQAVKKANDAAGLPFPIHLAENEEEDEIVAHGSGEFAGMLKGAGLLADCGNKGLRPVEYADSLGLLDESTLAVHCVRVADNDISTLRDRKVNVCLCPRSNSYIGEGRAPWEKILKSGINTCLGTDSIASNYDLSMWNELEYLLKNTEISMSPAEALALVTSNSAQALKIDDSYGSLEKGKRAVYTAVPAHLEDLLF, encoded by the coding sequence ATGAAAAAATGCATAAGAGCGGCGAGAGCCCTAACAATGGCCCCCGATGAAAATTCGATTATCGAAGATTTCGGACTTATTCATGACGGAAACCGGATTCTGGAAACAGGAACATGGTCTGCGCTTAAAGACGATTTTTCCGGTGAAGTGCCCCTGGAAGTTGAAGACCTCGGCGATGTCACCATAGTCCCCGGCCTGATCAATGCACATGTCCACCTTGAACTTTCCCACTTGAAAGGCAAGACTGTGCAAGGACAGGGTTTCACCAATTGGATCAAATCCCTGCTTTCCAATCCCCTCTACGATCTTGATACTGAGGCGGTCCGCAATGCGGTTAAGCAAATGCGTGCAGAGGGAACGGGCTTTTGCGTGGACATCTCCACCCGCAACTGCGCGCAGGTCGCCGGAATTATGGATGAGCTGGGCATGGGCTTTTACGCTTGCTGCGAAGCCATAGGAGTGCAAACTCCCAAAGAAAAAGCTAAATTCTTCCCGCAAAAGAGATTCCAGTACGGACGCGCTGCCGGGTCCGGGCATTCCCTCTACTCTACCGGGGCTGAACTTTTGCAAGCCGTAAAGAAAGCCAACGACGCAGCCGGACTGCCCTTCCCCATCCACCTTGCGGAGAATGAGGAAGAAGATGAAATTGTGGCCCATGGCAGCGGAGAATTCGCAGGAATGCTCAAAGGGGCTGGACTTCTGGCCGATTGCGGTAACAAGGGACTGCGACCCGTTGAGTATGCGGATTCCCTTGGACTGCTGGATGAATCGACCCTTGCGGTCCATTGTGTTCGGGTTGCGGATAACGATATCAGCACTCTTCGCGACCGCAAAGTTAATGTCTGCCTCTGCCCCCGGTCCAATTCATACATAGGCGAAGGCCGTGCACCGTGGGAAAAGATTCTGAAATCTGGTATAAACACTTGTCTGGGTACGGACAGCATTGCTTCCAATTATGATTTATCCATGTGGAACGAGCTGGAATACCTGCTGAAAAACACTGAAATTTCCATGTCCCCGGCTGAAGCGCTCGCACTTGTGACCAGCAACAGCGCGCAAGCCTTAAAAATAGATGACTCATACGGATCTTTAGAAAAGGGTAAGCGAGCCGTTTACACAGCGGTTCCCGCCCATCTTGAAGATCTTTTGTTTTAA
- a CDS encoding ribbon-helix-helix protein, CopG family, which produces MPSLVSTRFDDATLERLDEAAGVLGNSRSGVIKDAVRHYLEYITWYSAEVQKGIDAADAGKVISHEELGEKLKEFGVELD; this is translated from the coding sequence ATGCCATCTTTAGTAAGTACCCGTTTTGACGACGCGACCTTAGAGCGACTTGATGAGGCCGCTGGAGTCCTTGGAAATAGCCGTTCCGGCGTGATCAAGGATGCGGTCAGACATTATCTTGAATATATTACTTGGTATTCAGCAGAAGTGCAGAAGGGCATTGATGCTGCGGATGCAGGCAAGGTTATTTCACACGAGGAGTTAGGAGAGAAGTTGAAGGAGTTCGGCGTTGAGCTTGATTAA
- a CDS encoding type II toxin-antitoxin system RelE/ParE family toxin: MSLIKWTEPAEDDLFELMAYFDQKLEPDVGRMLVGKIYGSTKILATFPQAGRQSILKGARELVIPHIPYFLVYRIFPDKVEILRVMHTSKLWTGVLK, from the coding sequence TTGAGCTTGATTAAATGGACGGAGCCAGCAGAAGATGACCTGTTTGAACTTATGGCTTATTTTGACCAGAAGCTGGAACCGGATGTGGGGAGGATGTTGGTTGGGAAAATATATGGTTCAACAAAGATTCTAGCAACTTTTCCGCAAGCTGGACGGCAAAGTATTTTGAAAGGTGCACGAGAGCTTGTAATTCCTCATATTCCTTATTTTCTTGTTTACCGTATTTTTCCCGACAAAGTTGAAATTTTGAGGGTCATGCACACCTCGAAGCTTTGGACCGGGGTTTTGAAATAA
- the sppA gene encoding signal peptide peptidase SppA: MKKILLTLFILGSIALCGCQPKMNLFPDGTDPLLEKKLQGEGEYKVLVISIDGTISDEGKRGLLGSSPSLVQEVSSRLRLAAEDDDIKALVLKVNSPGGSVTASDILYNEILRFKEKTGAKVVVNMMDVAASGGYYVSLPADHIMAHPTTLTGSIGVIFIRPKVDGLMDKIGVTVEVSKSGRNKDMGFPFKPDTPEQKKIIDEIIKDYADRFQGLVKKHRSISDEKLQTIFTAQVFSAKGAKKAGLVDSLGYLPDAVKEACKLAGIDEDSRVITYKRKSYPNDTLYNSASSQAFSPALINIDAGNLMPPKAGFHYLWLPAAE, translated from the coding sequence ATGAAAAAAATATTACTGACCTTATTCATACTCGGTTCAATCGCCCTTTGCGGTTGCCAGCCTAAGATGAACCTTTTCCCGGATGGCACTGATCCCCTGCTTGAAAAAAAATTGCAGGGCGAAGGAGAGTATAAGGTTCTCGTGATCTCCATTGACGGAACCATTTCCGATGAAGGCAAACGTGGGCTGCTGGGCAGTTCACCCAGTCTGGTGCAGGAAGTATCCTCACGGCTCAGACTTGCTGCCGAGGACGACGACATCAAAGCTCTTGTGCTTAAGGTGAATTCTCCCGGCGGATCAGTTACTGCCAGCGACATCCTCTACAATGAAATCCTGCGCTTCAAAGAAAAAACCGGAGCCAAGGTTGTCGTGAACATGATGGATGTGGCTGCTTCCGGCGGCTACTACGTAAGCCTTCCTGCTGATCACATCATGGCCCATCCGACCACTCTGACCGGGTCCATCGGGGTTATCTTCATCCGTCCGAAAGTGGACGGACTCATGGATAAAATCGGCGTAACAGTTGAAGTCTCCAAGTCCGGCCGCAACAAAGATATGGGCTTCCCCTTCAAACCGGACACCCCGGAGCAGAAGAAAATCATCGATGAGATCATAAAAGATTACGCAGACCGCTTTCAGGGGTTGGTCAAGAAACACCGCTCCATATCTGATGAAAAATTACAAACAATCTTTACCGCACAGGTCTTCAGTGCCAAGGGCGCAAAGAAAGCCGGACTGGTGGACAGCCTCGGCTATCTTCCTGACGCTGTAAAAGAAGCCTGCAAGCTGGCCGGGATTGATGAAGATTCACGGGTAATTACTTATAAACGCAAAAGCTACCCCAACGACACGCTCTACAACTCTGCATCATCACAGGCTTTCTCTCCGGCCCTGATTAATATTGATGCCGGAAACCTCATGCCGCCCAAAGCCGGATTCCATTATTTGTGGCTTCCGGCAGCAGAATGA